The following proteins are encoded in a genomic region of Drosophila willistoni isolate 14030-0811.24 chromosome 3R, UCI_dwil_1.1, whole genome shotgun sequence:
- the LOC6647202 gene encoding rho GTPase-activating protein 100F isoform X2: MQWKKRFTRLKAATGNSRVRRMLCCGRRKENGRSVPDVTASPGRAPPGPLPANQMSALGNQQQGQQQHHHGNQQQQQHHGNQHQNRGQSGSISNAAGVKDPVLLQGDFRKVSGISSEIFRQIEAVENDHDPNTAAALEAVERRGEMIVRILEPRCMGSKQAVDAAHKLMNKADGRHTVQLVEIVKRPGQTLGLYIREGNGADRTDGVFISRIALESAVYNSGCLRVGDEILAVNLVDVTHMSLDDVVIIMSIPRRLVLAIRQRRGNRGTGSPGPPTLSRPEQKPPPVVVIKRDLRDEDLDETDRMPRPRSSRERRDGREMTESRSRLGLGLNNYSPQSEQLDMYYNTRGGAPVNVNAMGEPPNWGYKPPPPPSSVITEQPTKGHGHAFAPSHAYYQNAGTLESLAEKVHSFYPGAPGPAVVGGPSRRMSTGTGNVGLVQQHARFPRSGSDQHLPRVEYADYSNSLGRHSLLRSSLKPGTAGGAPMPVGVGGTLGRYGRYEQQRGGVSKYGPPAAGAQSLTRRSRPNLDYSSDTEATIGPRPSYYYYNRPAIGSMPRGAGHVGAGGAAAAAAMLAGATDLNKFNSLPRERPGVRLQGIRSRIGDRIMDENDGNTSAPEFDARRGRDLRQRITASPSIFTADEYRAWLRRAPSSSAIAEQMRMTRDMFAQPRSHRFSCSAENIHDALRNTESIYSSRTGILGTGTLDRNMGLTRPISALPVRSMSSQHIGGAGSIRSPSIRRMRQLLELSAGPASPSGSIMSTGGHQSPAPTPSATLPRQHRQIDINPAEFAKYKLDKPIVDIGGVSGMLWIHLLAGRGLRTAPEMAAGGQHVGVAPGAPPPGQTRDLYCVIECDRVHKARTVVRSGDLQFDWDESFELDLVGNKQLDVLVYSWDPQHRHKLCYRGAISLSAVLRQSPLHQLALKVEPRGTIYIRMRHTDPLALYKRRGLPSLRAGYPTLFGADLETVVNRESKGAPGCAPVPIVLRRCVEEVERRGLDIIGLYRLCGSATKKRLLREAFERNSRAVELSPEHVPDINVITGVLKDYLRELPEPLFTRCLFQMTVDALAVCLPDDPEGNAKLMLSILDCLPRANRATLVFLLDHLSLVVSNSERNKMSAQALATVMGPPLMLHSASAQPGADIDHAQPIAVLKYLLQIWPQPQTQHQQLAQHMTTAGSMSNMAGVASGRRGESTGQRGSKVSALPADRQQILLQQQQQLMAAGNLLRSSTSVTNILSQGHHQLSATANTHLYQSVVGQLAQSHRALQQAVQQPYQLGGSAGSVIPDQSPLPLPGTPSPGSSSASTGSGSGSGSGSGKSTDTIKRGASPASVKQVKIIDTASPYSIVQKKPPLQKDVHIDLTTPTTQTDAQAKGLSSTAATTTPLRKGNVDFYEPHKRDDSNSSYSSSKYASLDAKKNNYGSSNNNGSSSNNYTPSKSSISTDDYKAIRNKSSATSSSSSSQATVLSAAGSTGTSAPTTSSDDSDDLVSYKSSASTNALLAQSQAMTTSQLMSKYLKREPRVQFTPIKSPESPSPPGGGDGLPKGTYQLIASGGSSSSSPSVKPSATTGAISKYTTSSSADTSSQRMLSSPSRLSKDNNKSNTSAAGTSASTSSSIVSTGRRLFDSLASSSSSETETKTYIGGTTVASSASTTTTYTNDSSSHKSGSGSGSGAGSEHRSFGSTLFGSSGLGNGSSSNHSSSNHHSGTNGNGTHNAMHLYGTLPKKDGPSAGAALFGGTASSSSYHSGGSGSGTASSSGVSSMTGSTNSYDFYTSSSSSSHTSSSSRPFANGGNNYHTLGTYRAQYAATNPFLDAFDEKPHSNGGGSGSSNNGHHISEDKLGAASVAADKRTSVMAAFQSSGESSKNGSDEYDDLK; encoded by the exons ATGCAGTGGAAGAAGAGGTTTACTCGATTGAAAGCAGCTACTGGAAATTCGCGTGTGCGAAGAATGCTTTGTTGTGGACGTAGAAAG GAGAATGGCAGATCAGTTCCTGATGTCACCGCCAGCCCGGGACGAGCTCCGCCGGGCCCGCTGCCCGCCAATCAGATGTCGGCGCTGGGCAACCAGCAACAGggccaacagcaacatcatcatggcaatcagcagcagcagcaacatcatggCAATCAGCACCAGAATCGCGGTCAAAGCGGTAGCATATCGAATGCGGCCGGCgtcaaggatcccgtcctgCTGCAGGGTGACTTTCGTAAAGTCAGCGGCATCAGTTCCGAGATCTTTCGCCAGATAGAGGCTGTTGAGAATGATCATGATCCGAATACAGCTGCCGCCCTGGAGGCGGTTGAGCGGCGGGGGGAGATGATTGTGCGCATTCTGGAGCCACGTTGTATGGGCAGCAAACAAGCAGTCGATGCGGCCCACAAGCTGATGAACAAGGCCGATGGAAGACATACAGTGCAGTTGGTTGAAATTGTAAAGCGTCCGGGCCAGACATTGGGTCTCTATATACGCGAAGGCAATGGAGCCGATCGTACCGATGGTGTCTTTATTTCCCGCATTGCTTTGGAATCGGCAGTCTATAACAGCGGATGTCTGAGG GTTGGCGATGAAATACTTGCCGTTAATTTGGTGGACGTCACCCATATGTCGCTGGACGATGTTGTTATCATCATGTCAATTCCCCGTCGTCTGGTTCTTGCCATACGCCAGAGGCGAGGCAATCGGGGCACCGGCTCCCCGGGACCGCCAACGTTATCACGGCCAGAACAGAAGCCGCCACCGGTGGTGGTCATTAAGCGAGACCTGAGGGACGAGGATCTGGATGAAACGGATCGAATGCCGCGGCCGCGGTCATCACGTGAAAGAC GTGATGGCCGTGAGATGACCGAATCGCGCTCCCGTCTTGGTCTAGGCCTCAATAACTATAGTCCGCAATCGGAGCAGCTGGATATGTACTATAACACGCGAGGAGGAGCACCAGTGAATGTGAACGCAATGGGAGAGCCACCAAACTGGGGCTATAagccgccgccaccgccatCCTCGGTTATCACAGAGCAGCCCACTAAGGGTCATGGTCATGCTTTTGCTCCCTCACATGCCTACTATCAGAATGCTGGGACCTTGGAGAGCCTAGCCGAGAAAGTGCATTCGTTTTATCCGGGTGCACCTGGACCAGCTGTAGTCGGAGGTCCTTCCCGCCGGATGTCCACAGGGACTGGTAATGTAGGCCTGGTCCAACAGCATGCACGATTTCCCCGTTCTGGTTCCGATCAACACTTGCCGCGTGTTGAGTATGCAGACTATTCCAACTCCCTGGGCAGGCATTCGTTACTCCGTTCCAGCCTGAAGCCAGGCACAGCCGGAGGAGCACCCATGCCTGTCGGAGTTGGTGGCACTCTGGGTCGCTATGGCCGTTATGAGCAACAACGCGGAGGTGTCTCCAAATACGGTCCACCAGCGGCTGGGGCTCAGTCGCTGACACGTCGGTCGCGACCAAACCTCGACTACTCCAGCGATACAGAGGCAACTATTGGACCTCGTCCAAGTTATTATTACTACAACAGACCCGCCATTGGCAGCATGCCTCGTGGAGCTGGCCATGTGGGAGCCGGCggagcagctgcagcagctgccATGCTGGCGGGTGCAACAGATCTCAACAAATTCAATTCACTGCCGCGGGAGAGGCCTGGAGTGAGATTACAGGGGATACGCTCACGAATCGGTGATCGTATTATGGATGAGAACGATGGCAATACATCCGCTCCGGAGTTCGATGCGAGACGTGGACGAGATCTGAGACAGCGAATTACGGCCAGCCCCTCCATCTTCACGGCCGATGAGTATCGCGCCTGGTTACGAAGGGCACCAAGCAGCTCGGCAATTGCGGAGCAGATGCGTATGACTCGTGATATGTTTGCTCAGCCGCGATCACATCGATTCTCCTGTAGTGCCGAGAACATTCACGATGCCCTGCGGAAT ACCGAAAGCATCTACTCGAGCAGAACGGGAATTCTAGGTACTGGCACCCTGGATCGCAATATGGGATTAACTCGCCCCATTTCTGCATTACCGGTGCGTTCGATGTCCTCGCAACATATTGGTGGAGCCGGCTCCATACGGTCACCCAGCATACGACGTATGCGACAGCTCCTGGAACTGTCGGCTGGTCCGGCCAGCCCCAGTGGTAGTATTATGAGCACTGGTGGCCATCAGAGTCCAGCGCCGACGCCCAGTGCAACTTTGCCGCGTCAGCATCGACAGATTGACATCAATCCGGCGGAGTTCGCCAAATACAAGTTGGACAAACCGATCGTAGACATCGGCGGCGTATCGGGAATGCTGTGGATTCATTTGCTGGCCGGTCGGGGATTGCGAACGGCGCCTGAGATGGCAGCTGGTGGCCAGCATGTGGGCGTGGCTCCAGGTGCACCGCCTCCAGGACAGACCAGAGATCTGTACTGTGTCATTGAATGTGATCGGGTGCACAAAGCTCGCACAGTGGTGCGTTCCGGTGACTTGCAATTCGATTGGGATGAATCCTTTGAGTTGGATTTGGTGGGCAATAAGCAATTAGATGTGTTGGTCTACTCCTGGGATCCGCAGCATCGGCACAAGCTCTGCTACCGCGGAGCCATCTCACTATCGGCTGTCTTGCGGCAGTCGCCACTCCATCAGTTGGCTCTGAAGGTGGAGCCGCGTGGCACCATCTACATACGTATGCGGCACACAGATCCATTGGCTTTATATAAGCGACGTGGCCTGCCCAGCTTAAGGGCCGGTTATCCCACACTCTTTGGAGCCGATCTGGAGACAGTCGTCAACCGGGAATCTAAGGGAGCGCCAGGTTGTGCACCCGTGCCCATTGTGTTGCGACGCTGTGTGGAGGAGGTGGAGCGACGTGGTCTCGATATAATCGGATTGTATCGGCTGTGTGGCTCGGCCACGAAAAAGCGTCTATTGCGCGAAGCCTTCGAGCGTAATAGTCGTGCCGTGGAATTGAGCCCGGAACATGTTCCTGATATAAATGTTATTACCGGCGTGCTCAAGGATTATCTCAGGGAGCTGCCCGAACCGCTGTTTACCCGTTGTCTCTTCCAAATGACGGTGGATGCCTTGG CTGTTTGCCTACCAGACGATCCTGAGGGTAATGCGAAATTGATGCTTAGCATACTCGATTGCCTGCCAAGGGCGAATAGG GCTACTCTCGTTTTCCTGCTAGATCATTTGTCGCTGGTCGTTTCGAATTCGGAGCGCAATAAGATGTCCGCCCAGGCGCTGGCCACAGTGATGGGTCCACCGCTGATGCTGCACTCGGCTAGTGCGCAGCCGGGGGCTGATATCGATCATGCCCAGCCGATAGCGGTATTAAAGTATCTGCTACAGATATGGCCACAGCCGCAGACGCAGCATCAGCAGCTGGCGCAGCACATGACCACAGCCGGCAGTATGAGCAATATGGCTGGCGTTGCTTCAG GTCGGCGCGGCGAGTCAACAGGGCAGCGTGGAAGCAAAGTCAGTGCGTTGCCAGCGGACAGACAGCAAATActactgcagcagcagcagcagctcatGGCGGCGGGCAATCTTCTACGCTCGTCCACTTCGGTAACCAACATACTCTCCCAAGGCCATCATCAGCTCTCAGCCACAGCCAACACTCATCTGTATCAATCAGTAGTGGGTCAGTTAGCTCAATCGCATCGAGCCTTGCAACAAGCGGTGCAACAG CCCTATCAATTGGGGGGCTCAGCGGGCTCAGTAATTCCCGACCAATCGCCACTGCCACTTCCAGGCACACCCTCCCCAGGCAGTAGCTCGGCTTCGACGGGCTCCGGCTCGGGATCGGGTTCGGGATCGGGTAAAA GCACTGATACAATTAAGCGAGGTGCCTCGCCTGCGTCCGTCAAGCAGGTGAAAATCATCGACACTGCCAGCCCGTATTCGATTGTGCAGAAGAAGCCGCCACTACAGAAAGATGTTCACATTGATCTGACAACGCCCACTACCCAGACGGATGCTCAAGCCAAAGGCCTAAGTAGCACCGCTGCAACAACAACTCCACTTCGCAAGGGCAATGTCGATTTCTATGAACCGCACAAACGTGATGACTCCAACTCCAGCTATAGCTCCTCCAAGTACGCCAGTCTGGATGCCAAAAAGAACAATTACGgcagtagcaacaacaacggcagcagcagcaacaactacacGCCCAGCAAGTCGAGCATTTCCACTGACGATTACAAGGCCATACGAAACAAGTCGAGTGCCACCTCCAGTTCGAGCTCATCTCAGGCCACAGTGCTGAGTGCAGCAGGTTCAACGGGCACTTCGGCACCCACCACATCCTCAGACGACTCGGACGATCTTGTCTCGTACAAGTCGTCGGCCTCTACTAATGCCCTGCTGGCTCAATCTCAGGCCATGACCACCAGCCAGCTGATGTCCAAGTATTTGAAACGTGAACCGCGTGTCCAATTTACACCCATCAAGTCACCGGAATCACCATCACCGCCAGGCGGAGGCGATGGTCTGCCCAAAGGTACCTATCAACTGATTGCATCTGGTGGCAGCTCTTCCTCCTCGCCCTCCGTCAAGCCGAGTGCCACAACGGGAGCCATCAGCAAGTACACAACATCATCATCCGCTGATACCAGCAGCCAGAGAATGCTCTCGTCACCATCACGCCTGTCCAAGGATAATAACAAATCCAACACAAGTGCAGCTGGGACTAGCGCTTCCACCTCGTCGTCCATTGTATCGACGGGGCGGCGTCTGTTCGATAGTCTGGCCTCGTCTTCATCCTCGGAAACGGAGACCAAAACCTACATTGGCGGCACCACAGTGGCCAGTTCGGCCAGCACCACCACAACCTATACGAATGACAGTAGTAGCCATAAGTCGGGTTCGGGTTCAGGGTCGGGGGCAGGATCAGAGCATAGAAGTTTCGGTAGCACACTATTTGGTAGCAGTGGCTTGGGCAACGGTTCGTCTAGTAATCATTCTAGCAGTAATCATCATTCTGGCACGAATGGCAATGGCACTCACAATGCCATGCATCTGTATGGAACGCTACCAAAGAAGGATGGCCCAAGTGCCGGAGCCGCTCTCTTTGGCGGCACAGCCAGTTCCTCATCCTACCATTCGGGTGGCAGTGGCTCTGGTACGGCCAGCAGCAGTGGGGTTAGTTCCATGACTGGTTCCACCAATAGCTATGATTTCTAtacgagcagcagcagcagctcccACACTAGCAGCAGTTCGCGTCCCTTTGCCAACGGGGGTAACAATTACCATACGCTAGGCACATATAGGGCACAGTATGCGGCCACCAATCCATTTCTCGATGCCTTTGACGAGAAGCCCCACAGCAATGGGGGCGGCAGTGGCAGTAGTAACAATGGACACCACATCAGTGAGGATAAGCTAGGCGCTGCATCGGTTGCCGCCGATAAGCGAACATCCGTAATGGCTGCTTTTCAGTCATCGGGTGAGTCATCGAAGAACGGCAGCGATGAGTACGATGATCTCAAATGA
- the LOC6647202 gene encoding rho GTPase-activating protein 100F isoform X3, producing MQWKKRFTRLKAATGNSRVRRMLCCGRRKENGRSVPDVTASPGRAPPGPLPANQMSALGNQQQGQQQHHHGNQQQQQHHGNQHQNRGQSGSISNAAGVKDPVLLQGDFRKVSGISSEIFRQIEAVENDHDPNTAAALEAVERRGEMIVRILEPRCMGSKQAVDAAHKLMNKADGRHTVQLVEIVKRPGQTLGLYIREGNGADRTDGVFISRIALESAVYNSGCLRVGDEILAVNLVDVTHMSLDDVVIIMSIPRRLVLAIRQRRGNRGTGSPGPPTLSRPEQKPPPVVVIKRDLRDEDLDETDRMPRPRSSRERRTGDGREMTESRSRLGLGLNNYSPQSEQLDMYYNTRGGAPVNVNAMGEPPNWGYKPPPPPSSVITEQPTKGHGHAFAPSHAYYQNAGTLESLAEKVHSFYPGAPGPAVVGGPSRRMSTGTGNVGLVQQHARFPRSGSDQHLPRVEYADYSNSLGRHSLLRSSLKPGTAGGAPMPVGVGGTLGRYGRYEQQRGGVSKYGPPAAGAQSLTRRSRPNLDYSSDTEATIGPRPSYYYYNRPAIGSMPRGAGHVGAGGAAAAAAMLAGATDLNKFNSLPRERPGVRLQGIRSRIGDRIMDENDGNTSAPEFDARRGRDLRQRITASPSIFTADEYRAWLRRAPSSSAIAEQMRMTRDMFAQPRSHRFSCSAENIHDALRNTESIYSSRTGILGTGTLDRNMGLTRPISALPVRSMSSQHIGGAGSIRSPSIRRMRQLLELSAGPASPSGSIMSTGGHQSPAPTPSATLPRQHRQIDINPAEFAKYKLDKPIVDIGGVSGMLWIHLLAGRGLRTAPEMAAGGQHVGVAPGAPPPGQTRDLYCVIECDRVHKARTVVRSGDLQFDWDESFELDLVGNKQLDVLVYSWDPQHRHKLCYRGAISLSAVLRQSPLHQLALKVEPRGTIYIRMRHTDPLALYKRRGLPSLRAGYPTLFGADLETVVNRESKGAPGCAPVPIVLRRCVEEVERRGLDIIGLYRLCGSATKKRLLREAFERNSRAVELSPEHVPDINVITGVLKDYLRELPEPLFTRCLFQMTVDALAVCLPDDPEGNAKLMLSILDCLPRANRATLVFLLDHLSLVVSNSERNKMSAQALATVMGPPLMLHSASAQPGADIDHAQPIAVLKYLLQIWPQPQTQHQQLAQHMTTAGSMSNMAGVASGRRGESTGQRGSKVSALPADRQQILLQQQQQLMAAGNLLRSSTSPYQLGGSAGSVIPDQSPLPLPGTPSPGSSSASTGSGSGSGSGSGKSTDTIKRGASPASVKQVKIIDTASPYSIVQKKPPLQKDVHIDLTTPTTQTDAQAKGLSSTAATTTPLRKGNVDFYEPHKRDDSNSSYSSSKYASLDAKKNNYGSSNNNGSSSNNYTPSKSSISTDDYKAIRNKSSATSSSSSSQATVLSAAGSTGTSAPTTSSDDSDDLVSYKSSASTNALLAQSQAMTTSQLMSKYLKREPRVQFTPIKSPESPSPPGGGDGLPKGTYQLIASGGSSSSSPSVKPSATTGAISKYTTSSSADTSSQRMLSSPSRLSKDNNKSNTSAAGTSASTSSSIVSTGRRLFDSLASSSSSETETKTYIGGTTVASSASTTTTYTNDSSSHKSGSGSGSGAGSEHRSFGSTLFGSSGLGNGSSSNHSSSNHHSGTNGNGTHNAMHLYGTLPKKDGPSAGAALFGGTASSSSYHSGGSGSGTASSSGVSSMTGSTNSYDFYTSSSSSSHTSSSSRPFANGGNNYHTLGTYRAQYAATNPFLDAFDEKPHSNGGGSGSSNNGHHISEDKLGAASVAADKRTSVMAAFQSSGESSKNGSDEYDDLK from the exons ATGCAGTGGAAGAAGAGGTTTACTCGATTGAAAGCAGCTACTGGAAATTCGCGTGTGCGAAGAATGCTTTGTTGTGGACGTAGAAAG GAGAATGGCAGATCAGTTCCTGATGTCACCGCCAGCCCGGGACGAGCTCCGCCGGGCCCGCTGCCCGCCAATCAGATGTCGGCGCTGGGCAACCAGCAACAGggccaacagcaacatcatcatggcaatcagcagcagcagcaacatcatggCAATCAGCACCAGAATCGCGGTCAAAGCGGTAGCATATCGAATGCGGCCGGCgtcaaggatcccgtcctgCTGCAGGGTGACTTTCGTAAAGTCAGCGGCATCAGTTCCGAGATCTTTCGCCAGATAGAGGCTGTTGAGAATGATCATGATCCGAATACAGCTGCCGCCCTGGAGGCGGTTGAGCGGCGGGGGGAGATGATTGTGCGCATTCTGGAGCCACGTTGTATGGGCAGCAAACAAGCAGTCGATGCGGCCCACAAGCTGATGAACAAGGCCGATGGAAGACATACAGTGCAGTTGGTTGAAATTGTAAAGCGTCCGGGCCAGACATTGGGTCTCTATATACGCGAAGGCAATGGAGCCGATCGTACCGATGGTGTCTTTATTTCCCGCATTGCTTTGGAATCGGCAGTCTATAACAGCGGATGTCTGAGG GTTGGCGATGAAATACTTGCCGTTAATTTGGTGGACGTCACCCATATGTCGCTGGACGATGTTGTTATCATCATGTCAATTCCCCGTCGTCTGGTTCTTGCCATACGCCAGAGGCGAGGCAATCGGGGCACCGGCTCCCCGGGACCGCCAACGTTATCACGGCCAGAACAGAAGCCGCCACCGGTGGTGGTCATTAAGCGAGACCTGAGGGACGAGGATCTGGATGAAACGGATCGAATGCCGCGGCCGCGGTCATCACGTGAAAGACGTACAG GTGATGGCCGTGAGATGACCGAATCGCGCTCCCGTCTTGGTCTAGGCCTCAATAACTATAGTCCGCAATCGGAGCAGCTGGATATGTACTATAACACGCGAGGAGGAGCACCAGTGAATGTGAACGCAATGGGAGAGCCACCAAACTGGGGCTATAagccgccgccaccgccatCCTCGGTTATCACAGAGCAGCCCACTAAGGGTCATGGTCATGCTTTTGCTCCCTCACATGCCTACTATCAGAATGCTGGGACCTTGGAGAGCCTAGCCGAGAAAGTGCATTCGTTTTATCCGGGTGCACCTGGACCAGCTGTAGTCGGAGGTCCTTCCCGCCGGATGTCCACAGGGACTGGTAATGTAGGCCTGGTCCAACAGCATGCACGATTTCCCCGTTCTGGTTCCGATCAACACTTGCCGCGTGTTGAGTATGCAGACTATTCCAACTCCCTGGGCAGGCATTCGTTACTCCGTTCCAGCCTGAAGCCAGGCACAGCCGGAGGAGCACCCATGCCTGTCGGAGTTGGTGGCACTCTGGGTCGCTATGGCCGTTATGAGCAACAACGCGGAGGTGTCTCCAAATACGGTCCACCAGCGGCTGGGGCTCAGTCGCTGACACGTCGGTCGCGACCAAACCTCGACTACTCCAGCGATACAGAGGCAACTATTGGACCTCGTCCAAGTTATTATTACTACAACAGACCCGCCATTGGCAGCATGCCTCGTGGAGCTGGCCATGTGGGAGCCGGCggagcagctgcagcagctgccATGCTGGCGGGTGCAACAGATCTCAACAAATTCAATTCACTGCCGCGGGAGAGGCCTGGAGTGAGATTACAGGGGATACGCTCACGAATCGGTGATCGTATTATGGATGAGAACGATGGCAATACATCCGCTCCGGAGTTCGATGCGAGACGTGGACGAGATCTGAGACAGCGAATTACGGCCAGCCCCTCCATCTTCACGGCCGATGAGTATCGCGCCTGGTTACGAAGGGCACCAAGCAGCTCGGCAATTGCGGAGCAGATGCGTATGACTCGTGATATGTTTGCTCAGCCGCGATCACATCGATTCTCCTGTAGTGCCGAGAACATTCACGATGCCCTGCGGAAT ACCGAAAGCATCTACTCGAGCAGAACGGGAATTCTAGGTACTGGCACCCTGGATCGCAATATGGGATTAACTCGCCCCATTTCTGCATTACCGGTGCGTTCGATGTCCTCGCAACATATTGGTGGAGCCGGCTCCATACGGTCACCCAGCATACGACGTATGCGACAGCTCCTGGAACTGTCGGCTGGTCCGGCCAGCCCCAGTGGTAGTATTATGAGCACTGGTGGCCATCAGAGTCCAGCGCCGACGCCCAGTGCAACTTTGCCGCGTCAGCATCGACAGATTGACATCAATCCGGCGGAGTTCGCCAAATACAAGTTGGACAAACCGATCGTAGACATCGGCGGCGTATCGGGAATGCTGTGGATTCATTTGCTGGCCGGTCGGGGATTGCGAACGGCGCCTGAGATGGCAGCTGGTGGCCAGCATGTGGGCGTGGCTCCAGGTGCACCGCCTCCAGGACAGACCAGAGATCTGTACTGTGTCATTGAATGTGATCGGGTGCACAAAGCTCGCACAGTGGTGCGTTCCGGTGACTTGCAATTCGATTGGGATGAATCCTTTGAGTTGGATTTGGTGGGCAATAAGCAATTAGATGTGTTGGTCTACTCCTGGGATCCGCAGCATCGGCACAAGCTCTGCTACCGCGGAGCCATCTCACTATCGGCTGTCTTGCGGCAGTCGCCACTCCATCAGTTGGCTCTGAAGGTGGAGCCGCGTGGCACCATCTACATACGTATGCGGCACACAGATCCATTGGCTTTATATAAGCGACGTGGCCTGCCCAGCTTAAGGGCCGGTTATCCCACACTCTTTGGAGCCGATCTGGAGACAGTCGTCAACCGGGAATCTAAGGGAGCGCCAGGTTGTGCACCCGTGCCCATTGTGTTGCGACGCTGTGTGGAGGAGGTGGAGCGACGTGGTCTCGATATAATCGGATTGTATCGGCTGTGTGGCTCGGCCACGAAAAAGCGTCTATTGCGCGAAGCCTTCGAGCGTAATAGTCGTGCCGTGGAATTGAGCCCGGAACATGTTCCTGATATAAATGTTATTACCGGCGTGCTCAAGGATTATCTCAGGGAGCTGCCCGAACCGCTGTTTACCCGTTGTCTCTTCCAAATGACGGTGGATGCCTTGG CTGTTTGCCTACCAGACGATCCTGAGGGTAATGCGAAATTGATGCTTAGCATACTCGATTGCCTGCCAAGGGCGAATAGG GCTACTCTCGTTTTCCTGCTAGATCATTTGTCGCTGGTCGTTTCGAATTCGGAGCGCAATAAGATGTCCGCCCAGGCGCTGGCCACAGTGATGGGTCCACCGCTGATGCTGCACTCGGCTAGTGCGCAGCCGGGGGCTGATATCGATCATGCCCAGCCGATAGCGGTATTAAAGTATCTGCTACAGATATGGCCACAGCCGCAGACGCAGCATCAGCAGCTGGCGCAGCACATGACCACAGCCGGCAGTATGAGCAATATGGCTGGCGTTGCTTCAG GTCGGCGCGGCGAGTCAACAGGGCAGCGTGGAAGCAAAGTCAGTGCGTTGCCAGCGGACAGACAGCAAATActactgcagcagcagcagcagctcatGGCGGCGGGCAATCTTCTACGCTCGTCCACTTCG CCCTATCAATTGGGGGGCTCAGCGGGCTCAGTAATTCCCGACCAATCGCCACTGCCACTTCCAGGCACACCCTCCCCAGGCAGTAGCTCGGCTTCGACGGGCTCCGGCTCGGGATCGGGTTCGGGATCGGGTAAAA GCACTGATACAATTAAGCGAGGTGCCTCGCCTGCGTCCGTCAAGCAGGTGAAAATCATCGACACTGCCAGCCCGTATTCGATTGTGCAGAAGAAGCCGCCACTACAGAAAGATGTTCACATTGATCTGACAACGCCCACTACCCAGACGGATGCTCAAGCCAAAGGCCTAAGTAGCACCGCTGCAACAACAACTCCACTTCGCAAGGGCAATGTCGATTTCTATGAACCGCACAAACGTGATGACTCCAACTCCAGCTATAGCTCCTCCAAGTACGCCAGTCTGGATGCCAAAAAGAACAATTACGgcagtagcaacaacaacggcagcagcagcaacaactacacGCCCAGCAAGTCGAGCATTTCCACTGACGATTACAAGGCCATACGAAACAAGTCGAGTGCCACCTCCAGTTCGAGCTCATCTCAGGCCACAGTGCTGAGTGCAGCAGGTTCAACGGGCACTTCGGCACCCACCACATCCTCAGACGACTCGGACGATCTTGTCTCGTACAAGTCGTCGGCCTCTACTAATGCCCTGCTGGCTCAATCTCAGGCCATGACCACCAGCCAGCTGATGTCCAAGTATTTGAAACGTGAACCGCGTGTCCAATTTACACCCATCAAGTCACCGGAATCACCATCACCGCCAGGCGGAGGCGATGGTCTGCCCAAAGGTACCTATCAACTGATTGCATCTGGTGGCAGCTCTTCCTCCTCGCCCTCCGTCAAGCCGAGTGCCACAACGGGAGCCATCAGCAAGTACACAACATCATCATCCGCTGATACCAGCAGCCAGAGAATGCTCTCGTCACCATCACGCCTGTCCAAGGATAATAACAAATCCAACACAAGTGCAGCTGGGACTAGCGCTTCCACCTCGTCGTCCATTGTATCGACGGGGCGGCGTCTGTTCGATAGTCTGGCCTCGTCTTCATCCTCGGAAACGGAGACCAAAACCTACATTGGCGGCACCACAGTGGCCAGTTCGGCCAGCACCACCACAACCTATACGAATGACAGTAGTAGCCATAAGTCGGGTTCGGGTTCAGGGTCGGGGGCAGGATCAGAGCATAGAAGTTTCGGTAGCACACTATTTGGTAGCAGTGGCTTGGGCAACGGTTCGTCTAGTAATCATTCTAGCAGTAATCATCATTCTGGCACGAATGGCAATGGCACTCACAATGCCATGCATCTGTATGGAACGCTACCAAAGAAGGATGGCCCAAGTGCCGGAGCCGCTCTCTTTGGCGGCACAGCCAGTTCCTCATCCTACCATTCGGGTGGCAGTGGCTCTGGTACGGCCAGCAGCAGTGGGGTTAGTTCCATGACTGGTTCCACCAATAGCTATGATTTCTAtacgagcagcagcagcagctcccACACTAGCAGCAGTTCGCGTCCCTTTGCCAACGGGGGTAACAATTACCATACGCTAGGCACATATAGGGCACAGTATGCGGCCACCAATCCATTTCTCGATGCCTTTGACGAGAAGCCCCACAGCAATGGGGGCGGCAGTGGCAGTAGTAACAATGGACACCACATCAGTGAGGATAAGCTAGGCGCTGCATCGGTTGCCGCCGATAAGCGAACATCCGTAATGGCTGCTTTTCAGTCATCGGGTGAGTCATCGAAGAACGGCAGCGATGAGTACGATGATCTCAAATGA